In Planctomycetota bacterium, the genomic stretch GAACATCCAGAGCCTCGTTGCCCGGCCCCGGCCCGAACCTGCCTGCTGGGGCTCGGTGTTCTCTGCGTCGCCGCGGCCCTGTTTTTCGAGTTCCTGTGGTACGCCCGCAGGCCGAGCGACCAGGGCATGGTCTTCGCCATCCGCAGGGCGGGGCTGACGGTCACGCTGTCGGCGGCGCGCTATGAAGTCTTCGCCGCGGTTGCCGCCGCGGTTGCGTTCGCGAGCGTGATCGCCGGCTTTGTCCTTGCACGGCGCGCGTTGTGGGGAACGGACCGCCAGGGAGAGCGCAACTCGCCTTGGCGCGTGGCGGTTGCCCTGGGCGTGCTGGTGATCTGTGCGGTGCCGACGTACATGCTGATCGGCTGGGCGAGCGGGAGGCTGCATTACTTTGCGTACTACGATTCGCGGTGGTACCGCCAGATGTTCTTCCGGGAACTCGGCCTGGTGACGACCGCGCGGCTCTTCTGGCTGGCAGGCGGGCTGGCGCTGGCAGCGTGCGCCCTGGCGCGACCGTGGAAGGGCCGGGCCATTTCGAAGCTGCTGGACGGTGTGCAGCGGATGCCGCGTCCTGTGCTTGTGCTGGCCGCGAGCGCCCTTGTCGCGGGCCTGGCGCTGGGGGTATCGCTGGGCATGCTACGCGGCGAGGCCCACTACAACGATGCGCAGGGCTACTATTTCCAGGCCAAGACGTTCGCCGCGGGGCGACTCTGGTCGCCGCTGCCGGGTGGCCAGGAGTTCTTCGACCCCCGAGTAGGTCCCGCTCGCACGGGCGTCGTGTTCTGCTTTCTCGGGGACAGGTGGTTCTTCGTGGCGCCGCCGGTGGCGGCGCTGATCTATGCCGCCGGCTTTCTGATGGGCATGCCATGGTTGATGGCCCCGCTGATGGGCGGAGCGGTGGTGGCCGCGACCTATTCTCTGGCGCGCGAGGTGCTGTGCCCCAGGGCGGCGCTGCTCGCGATGGCGCTCACGGCGCTCTCGGGCTGGCTTGTGTTCAACGCGGCCGAGTATCTGAGTCACGTGCCGTGCCTGCTGCTCATGTTGCTCTTCATGACGGCGGCGTTGCGAACGATCCGCTGCGGGTCGTGGGGTTGGGGCGCGGCTGCCGGGTTGCTGCTCGGCCTGGGCGCGCTGGCGAGGCCGGGGACGGCGCTCGGTCTTTGCCTGCCGTTTGCCGCCGTGTGGGTGGCCTGGCTCATTCGGCGCCCACGCCAGGCCTGGATGCCTGCCATCGCCTTCGCCGTGGCGCTGGCCGTGCCGCTGGCCGGACTGCTCGCGTATAACGCGGCGACAACGGGGAACCCCCTGCTCTCCGGCTATCAAGTGGTGCTGCGCAATCACAAGCTGGGAGCCGACCCCATCCTGGTTCCGGGCTGGAGATGGCGCCCGGTCGTAGGCGTGGCGAACTTCCTGGAGATGGCGTTCCGCTTCGACGCCGCCACCTACCACTGGCCGATCCCGGCGCTGGGAGCCCTCGTGGGGCTCGTGCTGTTCGCGGGGGCAAGGCGCCAGGAAGGGCGCGCATCGCCCTTGTTGCTCGGGGCGGCCGGGCTCACGCTCGCCCTCGTCTACACGCGGTGGAGCAACGTGTCCATCGGCATGAGCGGCCCACGCTACGTTTTCGAGGCTCTCCCGCTGGCGGCCATTCTGGCGGCAGCCGGGCTGGCGGCCCTGCACGACCGCCTCATCGCGAGGGGCTTCCCTCCTGACCGCGTGCGGGCGACGCTGACGCTGGCCCTCGCCGGTTGCTTTCTCTATGGCACGGCGGTCACGCTCGTCCGTGAGTTGCCGCAGTACCGCAACCTCCACGGCGTGGACCTACGGGTATTCGACACCGTGGAAGCTCAAGCGGAGCGGCCGGCCATCGTATTCCTCCCCGTG encodes the following:
- a CDS encoding glycosyltransferase family 39 protein yields the protein MNASPEHPEPRCPAPARTCLLGLGVLCVAAALFFEFLWYARRPSDQGMVFAIRRAGLTVTLSAARYEVFAAVAAAVAFASVIAGFVLARRALWGTDRQGERNSPWRVAVALGVLVICAVPTYMLIGWASGRLHYFAYYDSRWYRQMFFRELGLVTTARLFWLAGGLALAACALARPWKGRAISKLLDGVQRMPRPVLVLAASALVAGLALGVSLGMLRGEAHYNDAQGYYFQAKTFAAGRLWSPLPGGQEFFDPRVGPARTGVVFCFLGDRWFFVAPPVAALIYAAGFLMGMPWLMAPLMGGAVVAATYSLAREVLCPRAALLAMALTALSGWLVFNAAEYLSHVPCLLLMLLFMTAALRTIRCGSWGWGAAAGLLLGLGALARPGTALGLCLPFAAVWVAWLIRRPRQAWMPAIAFAVALAVPLAGLLAYNAATTGNPLLSGYQVVLRNHKLGADPILVPGWRWRPVVGVANFLEMAFRFDAATYHWPIPALGALVGLVLFAGARRQEGRASPLLLGAAGLTLALVYTRWSNVSIGMSGPRYVFEALPLAAILAAAGLAALHDRLIARGFPPDRVRATLTLALAGCFLYGTAVTLVRELPQYRNLHGVDLRVFDTVEAQAERPAIVFLPVPHTTAGSSRLVAAVARNDPAIAGPILYVRDLGEQNHRLIAARPGRHLYRWDEASFSLVPLGPDGVSAAAPTGRP